GGTCCACTGCACAGCCGCGGTTATGACGCGAACCTTTTCTGGGATTTGCCACGAAATTCGTGTCTGGATATACTTCAAAAAATTTGAGCGATGCGGCGTACGGTCTGTATGCATCATAAATCTTAAGGCCTATCATAAAATGTGAAAGCGAATCCTGTACCTTCTGTAAGGCATCAAAGACAGGCCTCCTCGCAAATGCTCTCGGTGATAAATAAATTACTTTCCCTGTAAAATTATTAACCGTTGCATATCGTATGTCAAGATAAATGCCTCCTATCTTTCCGAGGTCTTCAAGCTTCCAATCTGGATTTTGTTTGACTTCTCTGTCATATTCTTCCTTACTCTGTGTAATGTCAAGATTGTAAGGATTTAACTTTTCAGTTTTACTTTCGTTCGTGCATCCGAAGAGAATAAAACAAAGATTTAATGCTGCCAAAAGTAACATAGATTTCATCTTCATCATATTGTTTTCTGCTTAAATATTAAACTAATAATATATATAAAAACTTAATCATTAAAAAGTTCGTGATATATCAAATCACGTCATTTTTGCACATTACTTTTAAATTGAAAAAGCTATTTTATTCATAATTTCTTGTTAATGGAATATCCAAAATTTGAAAACAAATTATACTATGAAGTATATTAAATATCTGCTGGCAATATTTGCCGCAATTATTATCAGTTCTAACATTTCAGCTCAATCAGCTGAAGAAATAGTAAACAAGCACATTGAAGCCCTCGGAGGTACCGAAAATATTCAGAATGTGAAATCATTAAAAGTTAACGGCTTTGCAAAAGTTATGGGAATCGATATTCCGTATACTACCTACAATCTCGCTCCCGATAAGACTTACTTCGAAATGTCTATCGAAGGTTTTTCGATAAAACAGGCGTTTGACGGAATCAAAGCTTGGTCACTAAACCCTCTTTCAGGTTCAAGCACACCAGAGGTTGTTGAGGGTGATGAAGCGAAAGGTATAAAGGATAGAGGAATCATTTTCGGCAGACTGACGACATATAAAAATGACGGTGCATCAATCGAAATGTTGGGGAAGGAAAAAGTGGAGAATGTTGACGCTTATAAAATTCTATATACTGGAGCAGATGGCAAAAAAGTTACTTACTACATCAGTACTGAATCCAACCTCGTCGTAAAAGTTCAGAAAAAAGTTACCGTTAATGGATCCGAAATGGATTCCGAAACTGTTTTTTTTGACTACAGAAAAATTGGCAGCGTAATGATGGCTTATGCAATGAATACTAAGGTCAAAAATTCACCGATGGGGTCCCAAAATATTACAATAGAAAATATTGAAATAAATCCTACTTTTGACGAAACAATTTTTTCTATGCCGTCTAACTAATTCTTGAAATCCCGGCTGCAAATTATCCGGGATTTTTATTTCTTCTTCTCGTCCTAAATCCTATATTCCATACTATTCCATCCATTAACATTGTGCTGTTTTTGGATATCGGGAATTAAGCGTTTTTTGGCCACAAAAATTAACAAACAAATAACACAGGGACATCAAAGCTTCATTTTTTATGTATGCCTGCGATATGTCTGCGATATACCTGCGATATGCTTGCGATATATAAATATATTATTATAATGTCAAATTCCTCTGATTTTGATATAACGGATAAAAACTGTGGATTAAGAGAATTCTGGATTTCTTCTCACGAAGATCCATAAAAATGAAAAGTCATTTCATGATATATAGCTAATAATTAATTGTAAAAACAGTATATTAATGAAATTTTTCTCTGAAATAATATCAATAATAACAGTGTAATATATCCACATTTAATCACCGTTTGTGTAAAATCTACACACAAATAATAGAGAACTATTAAATAATCATTGTTTTATCAATTACTTAATCTTTGGCACAAGAATTGAAGTTATATATATTAAATGATTAAAAATTTTACAATATTAAAGAAATAAATTTTATAATTTTATGAAAAAATTGCTTACAGTTTTGATGGTTTTGGTTTTGACAGCAAGTGTTATGTTTGCTGCTCCAAAACCCAAAATTATGGTTCAAAGTGTTACTCCTTACTTGTGGTCGACGAGCACTGTCCTTCGCTCGGATTCGTGTATTACAACAGGTCTTAGCACTGTACCAAATCAAACTTATGTCTATTTGTCAGTTATGAACGTAGGTGATACCGCAGCCGTTCAGACAAGCAACTGGACATTTAATTCAAAACCTGCGGGTTCATCCGCAGCATTAACATCAATACCTTCCTTGGGTTGGTATAAGTTTTTTGCTGATGTTAAAGGAGTTTACGTTGTTAATGTTTCCATCACAACATCAACAGGTTCAAAAGACTCAACATTGCAAGTTACATCTGGTGATTTTGTAGGTGTTGGTGGTTTTGATGGTGTCCCTGCATTATACCCAAATTGTATGTCTTGCCACTCTGTTAACCTACAAGGATTATTCAACAGATGGAAGGTTAGTGCTCATGGAACTACGATGAAATATAATTTAGATTCAGGTTCAGCAGGTTTTGGTACTTCTTGTTTTAGATGCCATACAACCGGATATGACAACAGAAAATTCGCACTTAATGGCGGTTTTGACGATAGAGCAAGAACTTTAGGCTGGAGTTGGTCTGCTTATTCACCTCCGAAACCAGGTAACTGGGATTCTCTAAAAACCAAATATCCTTCACTTGTTGCTTACGCAGGAATTGGCTGTGAAAGCTGTCACGGTGCAGGTAGTGAACACACGTTCGGTGGGGATACTACGAAGATTGCTGTCAATTTTGACTCTAAAGCCTGTTCTTCATGTCACGATAATCCATGGAGATACCCTCAGGTTGCTCAGTGGGAAAATTCTTTACACTCAGACCCAGTTTTCGAAGGTAGAAATGTCGCGGATAACCAAAGAAACAATAGAGGAAGTGACTGTAATATGTGTCATGACGGTAGAAATCATATCGATTATACATATAAAACTGTTGGCGGACCAAATTACTTTACGAATCCTGCTCTCGTTAAAGGAGATATGACGTCAATCGGATGTCCTACATGTCATGATCCTCACGGCAATTCTAATGATTTTGCTTTAAGAAATTACCCATCAGATACACTGGCAAATGGTTATAATTATTCAAATGCTGGTGAAGGTAAAACTTGTATTGCTTGTCACCAGTCAAGAAGAAATAGTAAAACTTATGTTACTGTAAAAGGTTCTTTCACTAGTACTTGGGGACCTCACCATTCAACTCAGGGTGATGTTCTTATGGGGCAAAATGCAAGTAATTTTGGATTCCCGTATATTTCAGGTGCTCATAAAAATATTCCCGGTACATGTGCTGGTTGTCATATGGCACCAACAACGGATACTGGTACAGTTACAAGAGATAAAGTCGGTGGTCATTCAATGTCTATGCATTATGAACCAACAAACTACGACCACGTAAAAGGTTGCTTAGGCTGTCATCCGGGCGTTACAAGTTTTGATGATTTCATTGCACCTGAAGATTTTGACGGCAATGGTTTTATTGAACCATGGCAAATAGAGTTTGATGGGTGTGTTAAAAACTTAAGAATCGCGTTGCCTCCGGCAGGTGTTGATTCTGTTTCTTGGCAGTTAATTGCTAGAGACTCTATGAATCTTAATGTAAGAAAAGCGTTCTTCAACTACCAAATGATTAGTTATGACGGTAGTCGCGGGATGCATAACCCATTCTATGCAATTCAGGTACTTCAGGTATCTAAAAGTCTAATTGTTGGAGTAAATCAAATTGGTTCGGAAATCCCCGTCAAGTTCGATTTAAGTCAGAACTATCCGAATCCTTTCAATCCAACAACAAAGATTAACTTCTCATTACCTCAGGCTGGACAAGTCATTCTTAAGATTTATGATATAACGGGTAAAGAAATTATGACTCTCGTTAATAAGAAATTTGATGCAGGTAAATACTCAGCGACCTGGGAAGGCGTCGATGATAACGGCAGTAAAGTTTCATCTGGTGTTTACTTCTATAAAATAATAGCAGGAAACAACATTCAAACTAAGAGAATGGTGTTGATTAAATAAAAGTGTTTTTCATAGCTTTCTCCTTTTCTAAGCTCGGGACAACCTCCTACGTCCCGGGCTTCTTTTTTTAATGTTGCTGCTTATTCTTGTATTATTTATTATATTTTGATTAAGTTGTATTTAATCTATTTTTACATTTATAACATTCTATATTATCGACAAAATCACATTATAAATGGTAAAAGATATTTTTCTTAAAAGAACGCTGAATGTTATTCGTAACGTAGATAAGTTTCTGAAAAAACCAGATGAAAATTATCTTCACGATATACGAACAGAATCCCGGAAGTTGGAATCGTTGTTTATTACGCTCGGAGAATTGTCAGGTAGTAAAGAGTACAAAGTATATTTACGTAAAATAAAGCAGTTCATCAGACTCTTCAGTCCTTCACGGGAAACAGATGTCTGTATTCAGATTACTGTTGAATACCTGAAAATTACTGCAGATAATATCCTGATTGTAAAATTCTTGAATAATCTTAAAACACAATCCGTTGAACAAAGAAGACGAATATTTGTAGATAAAAAGCTTGTTGATTTCTTGTTAAGTAAATCATCGCTTGAGGATTTCATTAGAAACAAAATGTTCGAATCTGTTGGAGAAATCAGCCGTGAAAAGATCAGCAGATTTCTTGGTATTCAGGTTTGTTTCCTTTATGATAAAATGATGATTTATAAAAATGATGTTTTATCGGGTCTCGAAAACAAAAATCAACTCCATAAAATGAGGCTGCGTGCCAAACCTCTCCGATATACTCTTGACTTTCTAAATGAATCACTGGATTTACAGCTTTCTGACGTTGGAATTAAGATTAAAACTATGGTTGCCTTAGCTGGCGAAATTCATGATTATGATATGCTTATTGAAAAAGTTGGAGAGTTTATAAATATTGCTAAACAGTATCAGATTAAACCATCAGAAGAAATTGACAGTATTATGGATGTATTTATACAACATATGAATAACAAAAGAAATCAGGATTACTTAAACTTTAAAGCATTAGTAACGGAAATAGATTCCGAAAAAGATTCAAAGGGCTTTATTATAATCTAATATCTGCAATACTAATAATCATTCAATTAAAAAGTATTTTCCATATCGGTACTCAGTTACTTTGCGTTTCGGTTTGTAAACACGTGGTCTTGGATTGGTCATAAATTACTGTTTTACGTCATCTTTATCTTTATAAAAATTCTATCTTAAACAAAATTTAATCAGTCCTTCAATCGTTTGTCCATCATTCAATTCGAGAAACGTATTTTTATCTCTATTCAATGCTAACCAGTTCGAAATAACCTTTATCTCGTCAAGCTCTATTTGCGAGAATTTATGTTTGACGAATTTATTCAATGAAAAGTATAGGGTCTCTATAACTTCAGATAATTCTTCTGTTACAGGTCTCTGGTCAAAATCATCGTCACGATTGAGTGTTATCGTTCTTGCAAGTTTTCCGTTCTGAATAAAAAACAATTCTCTTTTGTCCTCATTGTCACATTTTATTATTATCTTCTTATTGTTAATAGCCGAAGTAATTACTTTCTGATAGCTCATTACTTTAACTATATCAGCAAGCCTGTCTCTGTATAATGCAGCCTTCTCAAAGTTCTCGTTTTCTGCATTCTTGCTCATTTGCTCTCTTAGAAAACCTGTAATTGAATTACTTCCTTCGCTGATAATAAACCTGTGTACTTTATTTACTTCATCCCTGTATTTTGACATTGGTATCGTCATATTGCATGGTGCCTCACATTTGCCGATATCAAAATACATACAGTTAGAGTTCGTCTTCTTTGCCCTTATCGTTTTGTCCTCGCATTTTCTCAGCTTATACCGGTCATAAATTTCTTTATGTATATATCTTGCCGTTCCTTTGCTCATAAAAGGACCGTAATAGTATGCATTATCGTTCTCTATTTCATAAACATTATCAAGTTTAGGAAATTCATTTTGTACATCAAACTTCAAAAAAGGATGAAACCTGAACCTCTTGATAGCGGTATTAAATCTCGGTTTATATTTCTTTATCATCTTTGATTCAAGTATCAAAGCAGATAATTCTGAATCGGTTATCTCGAACTCTACTTTCCTTACGCTGGTAAGAAGTTTTCTTATCTTGTATGAATGATTGTCATTATGTCTGAAATATGATGATACCCTGTCCTTTAAACTTTTTGCTTTACCGATGTATATAATTTCATTAGAGGAACTTCTCATTAAATAAACCCCGGGATCCTTTGGTATGTCCTTCAGTGAAAGATTAACACGCTTTAAAGCTAACGGTCTTTTCTCCTCGGTGAATATCTTTGAGTTTTGAAATTTTATTATCTCATCAATCGTTTCATAATCGTATTCCTCCTGCAATAACTGGATAAAATGAATAAGTATTTTTGCAGTGGCAAGTGTGTCGTCGTATGCCCTGTGCTTGTTTTTTATTCTTATGTTAAGGTGCTTTGCTACATTTCCCAGTGACTTGCTGCCTAAATTGCGCAGTAACCTTCTTGAAAGTTTACAAGTGCATAGTGTATTTAAGTTCAGATAATAGGGTTTATCAAGTCTCTTAAATGATTCAGAAACAAATTTGTAATCAAAGCTTACGTTATGCCCAGTGAATACTGTTTCTAAACCGTTATTATCCGTTATGAAATTTCTTATTTTATTCGCCACTTCGGCAAATGATGGCTTGTCATAAACATCTTCATTTGTTATTCCGGTAAGTTGTGTAATGCCATAAGGAATGTGTTGTCCCGGGTTTATAAGTGTAGTATATGTGTCTATGATTTCATCATTTCTTATTTTTATCAATGAAATCTCTGTAATCCTGTTGAACTTTGAGGATAATCCTGTGGTCTCAACATCGCATACAACAAACGTTGTATCTTCAATCAAATTTTTAGTCTTATCCTTTGTTGTCATTATTCATAATTCATGGAATTATAAAAGCGTGATTTATGGAAAATAATCTGTAATTTATTATCATTTGATGATAATAATTTAGAATTGAATAACTGCATTAAAAGAGTTTCCGTTAGAAGATATTGTAACATTGCTGCTAATCAAATCGTTTATTATATTATTTATCACGTCAGCACATATTGTGAGTCCAAGTATTGCTCCTGCGGACATGTTTCCGGTATTGCTGTCAGGACGACCCTTTTCGTTGAATAAATTGTTTTTAAAATCTATAATATCCTTTCGGAAAGCATAAACAAGAGCTGCCGAGCCGCTGCCTATAACCATCCCTCCCAATACATCGCTCGGATAATGAACTCCGAGATATATTCTTCCGTATCCGATTAGTGCAGCATACAAATAGGATACTGCAATTACTGCTGGTTTATCAGGATATCTTAGTGTTAATGAAGTTGCTATAGAAAAAGCTGTTGCTGTGTGTCCCGATGGGAATGAATACCTGTCAGTAGGGGAGTTATCCTTTCTAAAATATACGTCTTTTAAAGATACATAAGGTCTTTCGCGTTTTACTATGTACTTTAATCCAGCTGTTACTCCTAAACTAGTTAGTTCAGAGACCATCATAAGTACCGCCGAGTTCTCATCATAATAATTAGTATTATATCTTGCAACACCCGCCATTCCAAAAGGCAGTACAATGCTGAGAGGTAATACTGATTTGTCTGTTATTGGTAATACTGTGTTTGAAAATCCGTTTCTTGAATTATTAATGCTCCTGAAAAGCTTAACATCAATTCCGGTATTAAGTTTTTCTTTTTCTAAATCCCTGAATCCTTGTGATTGGCTTTCTGAATAGATTAAATTTAATGAACAAAATATCAGAAAAATTATAAACCTGCTCATGATGTTCTAATTTTGAACCGTTCCTGATTCTATTAACAATCTTATTAAATATTATTTTGTTTTAACCAGTCGTCATTATGAAACTTCGATAGATATCTTTCACCCGTGTCACATACGATAAAAACCACCACTCCTTTTTCGTCAAGCTTTTTTGCAATGTTTAATGCTGTATATACTAACGTACCCGTTGAAGCACCACAGAAAATTCCTTCCTCTTTTGTAAGCGCTTTACATGTATCAATAGAATCTTTATCGCTCACTTCAATCACTTTATCAATAAGTTCAAAATCCATTATTTCAGGTATCATGTCGAGACCAATACCCTCGACTAAATAAGGTTGGCATTCTCCTGTTTTTCCTTTCTCCTTGTATAGTTTCGCGATTGAACCTATAGGATCTGCCGCTATTATTTTAATGTTTGGATTTTTTTCTTTTAAGTATCTTGCCGTTCCGGTAATTGTTCCCCCTGTTCCAAGACCTGCAACGAAATGGGTTATTTTACCCTCTGTTGCTTCCCAGATTTCTGGACCTGTAGTAAGATAATGTGCTGTAGGATTTGATTCGTTAGTGTACTGCGCTATGTATAATGAGTTTGGTGTTGTTTCTGCTATTTTCTGAGCTTTATTCATGTAATATTCAGGATGGTCATGTCCAACATTCTTCGGCACTACTACGACTTCCGCTCCAAATGCTTTTAGATAATTTCTTTTTTCTTGTGACACCTTATCTGTTACAACTATAATAGATTTATAACCCTTTACAGCAGCAGCAAGTACAAGTCCTATACCAGTGTTACCGCTCGTTGCCTCTATTATCGTCCCGCCGGGTTTTAGTTTGCCTTCTCTTTCGGCATTCTCAACCATTAGTTTTCCAATTCTGTCTTTAACACTACCCCCGGGATTTAATGATTCCATCTTCCCGAGTACTGTGGCTTTAATTCCTTTTGTGAGTTTATTTAGTTTTATTAGTGGAGTGTTCCCGACTAATTCTAAAACATTATTCTTATACTTCATTTTGCTGCCTTTATAAAATTTACCCAAGCGGTTTCATTAATGGAAACAACAGAACGTCTCTGATATTAACAGAATTCGTAAGTAACATTACTATTCTGTCAACCCCCATCCCGACACCCGTCGTCGGTGGCATTCCAACTTCTATTGCTTTTACAAAGTCTTCATCAAAAGGATGTGTGTCTTCTTCCCCCCCTCTTCCTCTTTCAACCTGACTTTCAAGAAGTCTCCGTTGAAGTATTGGGTCGTTCAGTTCGGTGTATGCATTCCCGACTTCCCATTTGTTAATGTACGGTTCAAATCTCTCAACGTATATTACCTTTTCGGGATCGTCTTTCATTTCTTCTAACTCTGCAAGTGAATATTGCCTTAACGGTTTGCAAAGCGGCGTTGTATCAATCGGATGATTTATAACAAATGTTGGCTGTTTTAATTCCTCCTCACAGAGTGCTTCAAATAATGCTGCTATAACAAGTCCTTTGCTGTGTGCAAGCTTTGGATCAAGGTCTATGTCATTCTTCTTCATGAACATTATTATTTCATCTTTCTTCATCGAAAGAACATCAATACCGGTTTTCTCCGTTATTGCATCTGTCATTTGAAGTCTCTTCCAAGGACGGGCAACATCAATCTGAGTTCCCTGATATTCAAATTTGGTTGAACCGTGAACAGCTATACATGCTGACTCAACAACTTCTTCAAACATGTTCATGCTGTCTGTATAATCACCGTATGCTTGATACCATTCAACTTGCGTAAACTCAGGGTTATGTGTTCTGTCTATTCCTTCATTTCTGAAGTCTTTAACGAATTCGTAAACCCTGTTAAATCCCCCGACTATCAGTCTCTTTAAATATAACTCATTTGAAATTCTCAGGTATAAAGGAATGTCAAGTGCATTATGATGCGTTATAAATGGTCTCGCGTTTGCTCCACCGTAGATTGTTTGCAATGTTGGTGTTTCTACCTCAAAAAATCCGTGCTTTTCGAGTGTTGCTCTAATGGACTTGATTACTTTTGTCCTCTTAATAAACGTATCCTTTACGTTTTCATTAACTATAAGGTCAATGTATCTCTGTCTGTAGCGTAGTTCAACGTCCGCAAACGCATCATGGATTATTTTCTCACCGGATTCAGTGATTTCTTCCTTTACGATTGGAAGAGGAAGAATTGATTTTGTAAGAAGTTCAAGAGATATGCTGTGTATCGATACCTCCCCCGTCTTCGTTCTGAATACAAACCCTTTAACTCCGATAATATCACCGATATCAAGCATCTTCATTATCGCATAACTTACTTCACCTACTTCATCTTTCTTGATATAAACTTGTATCCGGTTTGTGTCGTCCTTAATGTGACAAAACGTTGCTTTTCCCATTCTTCTAATAGCAGAAATCCTTCCAGCTATTGAAACGGTGCTTTTCTTCCTGAGCTCTGCTTCAGTCTCATCTTTGGGGTCAGTAAAATTCTTAAGTATATCATCCGCCTTGTCTGTAACGTCATATCTGTGCGGGTAAGGGTTTACTCCAAGTCTCTTGATTTCTTCAAGCTCTTCTAATCTTCTTTTTACTAATTCGTTTTGTTCAGTCATTTTATTTATTAAATTTATTAATTTCTTCTCTATTAAGCTTTCTGTACTCGCCCGCATTTAGACCTTTAACAGTTAGGTGTCCGTACGAAATACGGTGAAGTTTCCTTACGAAATATCCATATCCTTCAAACATTCTGCGAACTTGCCTGTTTCTGCCCTCTGTTAAGGTTATCGATACAATACTTAAATCATTCTTATTCGGATGAACTATCTTGGCAGGTGCTGTCTTTTTACCGTTAAGTTTTATCCCTCCTGATAGCTTGGCCCTTAGCTTTTCTTCAAGAGGTTTCGAGAGAGTGACTATGTAAGTCTTCTCAACCTTGAATTTTGGATGCATCAACTTATTAGCAAAATCACCGTCATTCGTAAGAAGTAAAACTCCGCTTGTATCACTGTCAAGTCTTCCTATTGGAAAAACTCTATCGTTCGTCTTAATAAGATCAATAACAGTTTTTCTGTTCTTCTCGTCATCTGTAGTTGTTATAAATCCTATCGGTTTGTGTAGTATAAAGTATTTCTTGTTAGCTTTTTCTCTTATGCGTTCGCCGTCAAGCCTTACCTCATCTATCTCGGGATTAATCTGTAAACCCTGCTCAAGTATAACCTTGTTGTTTACGGTTATTCTGCCTTGATTTATGAACTCATCAATCTTTCTTCTTGCAAATTCTGTATTGTTCGAAAGATATTTGTTTAGCCGTGTGTAATTTTCACTTTCCTTCATTAATTCGTGTTATCCTCATTTTTACTTTCGGAATCATCATCTGCGTTCTTAAAATCATCATTTATTTCAGTATCAAATCCTGTATCTTTGATTATTTCGCTTTTATACCCTTCCACTATATTCTCTTCATTAAAGTCAATTTCGTTATTCGATTTTTCAAATTCCTCCTTTTGCCCTATTTCTTTCTCTGCACTCTCATCGAAGTTTAACCGTTCGTTCGGCGAACTGCCAGTAAATTCTTCTTGCCCCTGACTGCTCATTGAATTAAACAAATCAATATCTGCTTCGGAAATTCCTTCTATCTTTTCGTTCTTAAGTATGTCATTTATTTCCTTTAGCTTAGGTAGGTCTTCTATTGCGTTTAATCCCAGTACTTTAAGGAAACTTATCGTCGTGCCGTATAGTATCGGTCTTCC
The Ignavibacteria bacterium DNA segment above includes these coding regions:
- a CDS encoding exonuclease domain-containing protein produces the protein MTTKDKTKNLIEDTTFVVCDVETTGLSSKFNRITEISLIKIRNDEIIDTYTTLINPGQHIPYGITQLTGITNEDVYDKPSFAEVANKIRNFITDNNGLETVFTGHNVSFDYKFVSESFKRLDKPYYLNLNTLCTCKLSRRLLRNLGSKSLGNVAKHLNIRIKNKHRAYDDTLATAKILIHFIQLLQEEYDYETIDEIIKFQNSKIFTEEKRPLALKRVNLSLKDIPKDPGVYLMRSSSNEIIYIGKAKSLKDRVSSYFRHNDNHSYKIRKLLTSVRKVEFEITDSELSALILESKMIKKYKPRFNTAIKRFRFHPFLKFDVQNEFPKLDNVYEIENDNAYYYGPFMSKGTARYIHKEIYDRYKLRKCEDKTIRAKKTNSNCMYFDIGKCEAPCNMTIPMSKYRDEVNKVHRFIISEGSNSITGFLREQMSKNAENENFEKAALYRDRLADIVKVMSYQKVITSAINNKKIIIKCDNEDKRELFFIQNGKLARTITLNRDDDFDQRPVTEELSEVIETLYFSLNKFVKHKFSQIELDEIKVISNWLALNRDKNTFLELNDGQTIEGLIKFCLR
- a CDS encoding CHAD domain-containing protein, translated to MVKDIFLKRTLNVIRNVDKFLKKPDENYLHDIRTESRKLESLFITLGELSGSKEYKVYLRKIKQFIRLFSPSRETDVCIQITVEYLKITADNILIVKFLNNLKTQSVEQRRRIFVDKKLVDFLLSKSSLEDFIRNKMFESVGEISREKISRFLGIQVCFLYDKMMIYKNDVLSGLENKNQLHKMRLRAKPLRYTLDFLNESLDLQLSDVGIKIKTMVALAGEIHDYDMLIEKVGEFINIAKQYQIKPSEEIDSIMDVFIQHMNNKRNQDYLNFKALVTEIDSEKDSKGFIII
- a CDS encoding phosphatase PAP2 family protein — its product is MSRFIIFLIFCSLNLIYSESQSQGFRDLEKEKLNTGIDVKLFRSINNSRNGFSNTVLPITDKSVLPLSIVLPFGMAGVARYNTNYYDENSAVLMMVSELTSLGVTAGLKYIVKRERPYVSLKDVYFRKDNSPTDRYSFPSGHTATAFSIATSLTLRYPDKPAVIAVSYLYAALIGYGRIYLGVHYPSDVLGGMVIGSGSAALVYAFRKDIIDFKNNLFNEKGRPDSNTGNMSAGAILGLTICADVINNIINDLISSNVTISSNGNSFNAVIQF
- a CDS encoding pseudouridine synthase — its product is MKESENYTRLNKYLSNNTEFARRKIDEFINQGRITVNNKVILEQGLQINPEIDEVRLDGERIREKANKKYFILHKPIGFITTTDDEKNRKTVIDLIKTNDRVFPIGRLDSDTSGVLLLTNDGDFANKLMHPKFKVEKTYIVTLSKPLEEKLRAKLSGGIKLNGKKTAPAKIVHPNKNDLSIVSITLTEGRNRQVRRMFEGYGYFVRKLHRISYGHLTVKGLNAGEYRKLNREEINKFNK
- a CDS encoding T9SS type A sorting domain-containing protein; this encodes MKKLLTVLMVLVLTASVMFAAPKPKIMVQSVTPYLWSTSTVLRSDSCITTGLSTVPNQTYVYLSVMNVGDTAAVQTSNWTFNSKPAGSSAALTSIPSLGWYKFFADVKGVYVVNVSITTSTGSKDSTLQVTSGDFVGVGGFDGVPALYPNCMSCHSVNLQGLFNRWKVSAHGTTMKYNLDSGSAGFGTSCFRCHTTGYDNRKFALNGGFDDRARTLGWSWSAYSPPKPGNWDSLKTKYPSLVAYAGIGCESCHGAGSEHTFGGDTTKIAVNFDSKACSSCHDNPWRYPQVAQWENSLHSDPVFEGRNVADNQRNNRGSDCNMCHDGRNHIDYTYKTVGGPNYFTNPALVKGDMTSIGCPTCHDPHGNSNDFALRNYPSDTLANGYNYSNAGEGKTCIACHQSRRNSKTYVTVKGSFTSTWGPHHSTQGDVLMGQNASNFGFPYISGAHKNIPGTCAGCHMAPTTDTGTVTRDKVGGHSMSMHYEPTNYDHVKGCLGCHPGVTSFDDFIAPEDFDGNGFIEPWQIEFDGCVKNLRIALPPAGVDSVSWQLIARDSMNLNVRKAFFNYQMISYDGSRGMHNPFYAIQVLQVSKSLIVGVNQIGSEIPVKFDLSQNYPNPFNPTTKINFSLPQAGQVILKIYDITGKEIMTLVNKKFDAGKYSATWEGVDDNGSKVSSGVYFYKIIAGNNIQTKRMVLIK
- the lysS gene encoding lysine--tRNA ligase, producing MTEQNELVKRRLEELEEIKRLGVNPYPHRYDVTDKADDILKNFTDPKDETEAELRKKSTVSIAGRISAIRRMGKATFCHIKDDTNRIQVYIKKDEVGEVSYAIMKMLDIGDIIGVKGFVFRTKTGEVSIHSISLELLTKSILPLPIVKEEITESGEKIIHDAFADVELRYRQRYIDLIVNENVKDTFIKRTKVIKSIRATLEKHGFFEVETPTLQTIYGGANARPFITHHNALDIPLYLRISNELYLKRLIVGGFNRVYEFVKDFRNEGIDRTHNPEFTQVEWYQAYGDYTDSMNMFEEVVESACIAVHGSTKFEYQGTQIDVARPWKRLQMTDAITEKTGIDVLSMKKDEIIMFMKKNDIDLDPKLAHSKGLVIAALFEALCEEELKQPTFVINHPIDTTPLCKPLRQYSLAELEEMKDDPEKVIYVERFEPYINKWEVGNAYTELNDPILQRRLLESQVERGRGGEEDTHPFDEDFVKAIEVGMPPTTGVGMGVDRIVMLLTNSVNIRDVLLFPLMKPLG
- a CDS encoding cysteine synthase family protein, producing MKYKNNVLELVGNTPLIKLNKLTKGIKATVLGKMESLNPGGSVKDRIGKLMVENAEREGKLKPGGTIIEATSGNTGIGLVLAAAVKGYKSIIVVTDKVSQEKRNYLKAFGAEVVVVPKNVGHDHPEYYMNKAQKIAETTPNSLYIAQYTNESNPTAHYLTTGPEIWEATEGKITHFVAGLGTGGTITGTARYLKEKNPNIKIIAADPIGSIAKLYKEKGKTGECQPYLVEGIGLDMIPEIMDFELIDKVIEVSDKDSIDTCKALTKEEGIFCGASTGTLVYTALNIAKKLDEKGVVVFIVCDTGERYLSKFHNDDWLKQNNI
- a CDS encoding M15 family metallopeptidase, with amino-acid sequence MMKMKSMLLLAALNLCFILFGCTNESKTEKLNPYNLDITQSKEEYDREVKQNPDWKLEDLGKIGGIYLDIRYATVNNFTGKVIYLSPRAFARRPVFDALQKVQDSLSHFMIGLKIYDAYRPYAASLKFFEVYPDTNFVANPRKGSRHNRGCAVDLTLVELSTGKELPMPTEYDNFTEKAHPDYSDLPDTVLTNRKLLFGIMEHFGFSYYPTEWWHFDYKGWEKYKLLDLSFEELGRR